In Tachypleus tridentatus isolate NWPU-2018 chromosome 7, ASM421037v1, whole genome shotgun sequence, a genomic segment contains:
- the LOC143256641 gene encoding nuclear protein AMMECR1-like, whose amino-acid sequence MAAGCCGAKKQKFNHHHTGPCCNGNFFHPNPYQPSLYRNGMVICMEMCFFCFDVLYCHLNQFETPKTPNFPNDSYPLFVTWKIGKDRRLRGCIGTFNSMNLHSGLREYAVTSALKDSRFSPISRDEFNKLHVSVSILRHFEDGQDYLDWEIGIHGIRIEFTSDKGSKRTATYLPEVAPEQGWDRIQTVDSLLRKGGYKGIITNEVRRSVRLTRYQSEKLTVSYTEYKEYWRSRRC is encoded by the exons ATGGCGGCTGGTTGCTGTGGGGctaagaaacaaaagtttaacCACCATCATACAGGTCCTTGTTGCAATGGAAACTTTTTTCACCCAAACCCGTATCAACCATCTCTCTATCGAAATGGAATGGTTATTTGTATGGAAATGTGCTTTTTCTGTTTCGATGTTTTGTATTGTCACTTGAACCAATTTGAGACACCTAAAACTCCTAATTTCCCCAACGACAGCTA CCCTCTTTTTGTTACCTGGAAGATAGGAAAAGATAGAAGATTGAGGGGTTGTATTGGGACCTTCAACTCCATGAACCTACACTCTGGACTCAGGGAATATGCAGTGACAAG TGCTTTAAAGGACAGTCGTTTCAGCCCCATCAGTCGGGATGAGTTTAATAAGCTTCATGTCTCTGTCTCAATTCTCCGACACTTTGAAGATGGACAGGATTACTTAGACTGGGAG ATTGGAATTCATGGTATTCGTATTGAGTTTACTTCAGACAAAGGCTCCAAACGAACAGCCACATATCTTCCTGAGGTTGCTCCTGAACAAG GTTGGGATCGAATCCAAACAGTTGACTCCCTACTGAGAAAAGGAGGCTATAAAGGAATTATAACCAATGAAGTGCGTCGTTCTGTCAGACTAACTCGCTATCAAAGTGAGAAACTTACTGTAAGTTATACTGAATATAAAGAGTACTGGAGAAGCCGGCGCTGCTAA